From Paenibacillus sp. GP183, one genomic window encodes:
- a CDS encoding SDR family oxidoreductase, with protein MKQKPLHNQIALVAGATRGAGRAIAIELGRAGATVYVTGRSTRADRSPMNRPETIEETAELVLSAGGEGIAIRVDHTKEEEIVTLFQRIRSEQKGQLDILVNDVWGGDPLADWGKGFWEGSLTNGLLMQRQAVHSHIMTAYYAAPIMIERKAGLILEITDGVGYHYRGYLFYSLAKIGVSHLAQAMAADLKPHGVTAVAITPGFLRSEAMLEHFGVREENWRDAAEKDIHFLQSETPYFIARGIAAIAADPKVAEKSGQLLSSWGLSDEYGFIDIDGRRPHWRRYAEEHGF; from the coding sequence ATGAAACAAAAACCGCTGCACAACCAGATCGCCTTGGTCGCAGGCGCAACTCGAGGGGCCGGACGCGCGATTGCCATTGAACTCGGCCGAGCCGGAGCAACGGTCTACGTGACAGGCCGTTCTACACGGGCGGATCGTTCTCCGATGAACCGACCGGAAACGATTGAGGAAACGGCCGAGCTCGTTTTATCGGCGGGGGGCGAAGGCATTGCAATACGTGTGGACCATACGAAGGAAGAGGAGATTGTGACCTTGTTCCAGCGTATTCGCAGCGAACAGAAGGGTCAGCTGGACATTCTGGTCAATGATGTCTGGGGAGGCGACCCGCTGGCCGATTGGGGCAAAGGCTTCTGGGAGGGCTCTCTGACAAACGGGCTGCTGATGCAGCGACAAGCCGTCCACTCCCACATCATGACTGCCTATTATGCGGCTCCCATCATGATTGAACGCAAGGCCGGCCTTATTCTAGAGATTACAGATGGCGTCGGTTATCACTATCGGGGTTACTTGTTCTACAGTCTGGCCAAGATCGGAGTTTCCCATCTAGCGCAGGCGATGGCTGCCGATCTGAAGCCTCACGGTGTGACGGCGGTTGCGATAACGCCTGGCTTTCTTCGTTCGGAAGCGATGCTGGAGCATTTTGGTGTGAGGGAGGAGAATTGGCGCGATGCGGCGGAAAAGGACATCCATTTCCTGCAGTCGGAGACGCCTTACTTCATTGCTAGGGGGATTGCCGCAATCGCAGCTGATCCGAAGGTGGCTGAGAAATCCGGTCAACTGTTAAGTTCTTGGGGGTTATCCGACGAATACGGCTTCATCGATATCGACGGCCGCCGTCCACATTGGAGAAGGTACGCAGAGGAGCATGGTTTCTGA